The Candidatus Margulisiibacteriota bacterium genome segment CGTAAATTTTAGAAGATTTAATCAAGCGTTTTTTGATGTTCTTCTCATACGGAGGTAACGAACGAATAATAAAAGTTTGTTCCATCAAATCAATATACCTGCGAACAGTCTGATAGGTAACACCCAGCGACTCTCCTAATTTCGAAGAATTAAATAATTGTCCCTGGATATGTGCGCACATAGTCAGAAGCCGACGAAGCTGCAGAGACGGGATTTGAAATCCAAGTTGCGGAATATCTCTTTCGACGTATGTTCGAAGAAAATTTTCTCTCCAAAGCTCACTTCCTTGTTCCGACAACGCGAGATAACTATCGGGATAACCTCCGCGTAACCAGAATTTATTCAATTCAAAATTCGTATCTTGCTCTACTTCCGCAATGGTGAATGGAGTCAGTTCGATGAGACCAACCCTCCCGGCTAACGATTCCGATGTTTTCTGTATGAGATCCTGCGAAGCTGAACCCAGCAAAATAAATCGCCCCGGACGACGGCTCCGGTCTATTTCACTTCGTAATACAGAAAAAAGTTCCGGTATTAACTGAATTTCATCTAAACAGATTGTCAAGTGCTGATTAGCCTGGAAAAACAGCCCCGGTTCTTTTAACTTATTCAAATCATCCAGATTTTGGAGATCCAAATACAGATAAGCATCTGCATCCTGAAACAACATTTTTACTAAAGTGAACTTACCACATTGTCTCGGACCTAAAATTGTAACTGCAGGGAATATGCTTAAATTCTCATTTACAAATGATTGTATGTCTCTGTTAATTAATTTGTGCATATCATAAATATGGTTTCTAATTTGCATAAAGATAATCGTTTTATTTAAATAATCAATCAACGCCCCGTCATTGCTTCGTTCGCAATGACGGGGCGTTGATTGGGGTCATATATAGGTCGCAGTTGGTTTTGCGAACTTAATAAGTAGTCGCTCCTTATGAGTGATATATATTGTTGACACACAGCAAAATAAATCGATAAACACTTG includes the following:
- a CDS encoding ATP-binding protein — protein: MQIRNHIYDMHKLINRDIQSFVNENLSIFPAVTILGPRQCGKFTLVKMLFQDADAYLYLDLQNLDDLNKLKEPGLFFQANQHLTICLDEIQLIPELFSVLRSEIDRSRRPGRFILLGSASQDLIQKTSESLAGRVGLIELTPFTIAEVEQDTNFELNKFWLRGGYPDSYLALSEQGSELWRENFLRTYVERDIPQLGFQIPSLQLRRLLTMCAHIQGQLFNSSKLGESLGVTYQTVRRYIDLMEQTFIIRSLPPYEKNIKKRLIKSSKIYVRDSGLLHRLLQISDFNSLMGNPVFGSSWEGFVIENIISSLHDCKFSFYRSAVGDELDLIIERANRTIAVECKASSAPQVTKGFWNAIETVQPDKTYIVAPVMSSYPFKEQVEVCGLSDFLKKVVLDLY